In the Candidatus Micrarchaeia archaeon genome, one interval contains:
- a CDS encoding DUF4013 domain-containing protein — MTDFVNAITKPFSDMKSLGIGIVLGAIPIVNMLTINGFGLNCAKHAEKKTLPKWENIVDHITKSIMGAIASFVYLLPAIIVGAIFMATILMSVLTSATSGVTDPMALINSVLTGGIIGVILFVILALLAVFLIPLALTRYVLKDKFGEAFAFGKIIKRALTGEYIITWIVYIIYAIVLSVILSIISGILMMVPAIGFILGMLISGLGTYLIAVSGYTMFGQIKWKD; from the coding sequence ATGACAGATTTTGTAAACGCAATAACTAAACCCTTTTCAGATATGAAAAGTTTAGGTATAGGAATAGTATTAGGGGCAATACCTATTGTAAATATGTTAACAATAAACGGATTTGGATTAAACTGTGCAAAACACGCAGAGAAAAAAACATTACCAAAATGGGAAAATATTGTAGATCATATAACAAAAAGTATTATGGGAGCAATAGCTAGTTTTGTATACTTACTTCCAGCAATAATAGTTGGTGCTATATTTATGGCAACAATTTTAATGAGTGTATTAACTTCAGCAACAAGTGGAGTAACTGATCCTATGGCTTTAATAAATTCAGTTCTTACTGGCGGGATTATTGGTGTAATATTATTTGTTATCCTAGCCTTATTAGCTGTATTTTTAATTCCCTTAGCATTAACAAGATATGTATTAAAAGATAAATTCGGTGAAGCATTTGCATTCGGAAAAATAATAAAAAGAGCTTTAACTGGAGAATATATTATTACTTGGATAGTATATATAATCTATGCAATAGTATTATCAGTAATATTATCTATAATTTCAGGAATATTAATGATGGTACCAGCAATAGGATTTATATTAGGAATGTTAATATCTGGATTAGGTACATATCTAATAGCAGTAAGTGGATATACAATGTTTGGACAAATAAAATGGAAAGATTAA
- a CDS encoding alanyl-tRNA editing protein produces MTKLLYMDDSYLKQCEAIVEEVDNCKIILNQTIFYPQGGGVPCDIGKIIRGNEEFIVIKVMKEEGKVIHYVDREGLKKEDSINCILDWDRRYLLMSYHTAAHVLAGTLNTDTGALITGNQIELDKTRFDFDLENFDRSILENQVEKVNSYFGSDIPVSIFYMLREEALKIPGMVKLTSVLPPEVNELRIVKIGEIDTQADGGCHVKNLKEIPKIEIIELKNKGKNNRRVYFKFKK; encoded by the coding sequence ATGACTAAATTATTATATATGGATGATTCTTATCTTAAACAATGTGAAGCTATTGTTGAAGAAGTTGATAATTGTAAAATTATTTTAAATCAGACTATTTTTTATCCGCAAGGAGGAGGAGTTCCTTGTGATATTGGAAAAATTATAAGGGGAAATGAGGAGTTTATTGTTATTAAAGTTATGAAAGAAGAAGGGAAAGTTATTCATTATGTTGATAGGGAAGGTTTGAAAAAAGAAGATTCTATAAATTGTATTTTAGATTGGGATAGAAGGTATCTCTTAATGAGTTATCATACTGCTGCACATGTATTGGCAGGAACGTTAAATACAGATACTGGTGCTTTAATTACAGGAAATCAAATTGAATTAGATAAAACTCGTTTTGATTTTGATTTGGAAAATTTTGATAGGTCTATTTTAGAGAATCAAGTTGAAAAAGTAAATTCTTATTTTGGTTCAGATATTCCAGTAAGTATTTTTTATATGCTTCGTGAAGAAGCGCTTAAAATACCAGGCATGGTAAAATTAACAAGTGTTTTGCCTCCAGAAGTCAATGAATTACGAATCGTTAAAATAGGAGAGATTGATACACAAGCAGATGGTGGCTGCCATGTTAAAAATTTAAAGGAAATTCCAAAAATAGAGATTATTGAATTAAAAAATAAAGGAAAAAATAATAGAAGAGTTTATTTTAAATTTAAAAAATAA
- a CDS encoding 2'-deoxycytidine 5'-triphosphate deaminase yields the protein MKDFNFPMGVLVKQQIASAIGGEMIKVKNNIQINHRIRENESVGDFLHKTQDEASKIRIKKEKELIFDQKQIQPASLDLTLGDTIYHIPFTFLDYRRKVQDIIEKYSDIKFDISNNNKALLHKNQTYIVPLNEELDLNHDIYARCNPKSSTGRIDLFVRTITDKGLEFDTIPAGYKGKLYLIIIPQSFDVMVTEGISLNQIRFCKEKLDENIVQDRMIEQISRKMGIAYEGEELAVGEKHFSKKDGSIRLGINLKGINGLKTIGFKTKKDIIDSMDLTKINNYDPEDFFDPIFEEQIKEKPLVLNQGEFYLLASDLKIGIPPQYCAELESYNEGYGEHRSHYAGFFDPGFGWAIDENGNRSIKGSYVVYEVRINGPSVAVFHDKNGNSQSKFVKLHFYKNSQIPEILYGSNMNSNYQNQGLKLSKYFKKNWEEKYK from the coding sequence TTGAAAGACTTTAATTTCCCTATGGGCGTATTAGTAAAACAACAAATAGCTAGTGCAATAGGGGGAGAAATGATAAAAGTAAAAAATAACATACAAATAAATCATCGAATAAGAGAAAACGAAAGTGTTGGGGATTTTTTACATAAAACACAAGACGAAGCATCTAAAATAAGAATAAAAAAAGAAAAAGAATTAATTTTTGATCAAAAACAAATACAACCTGCTTCATTAGACTTAACTTTGGGAGATACAATCTATCATATACCTTTCACTTTTTTAGATTATAGAAGAAAAGTACAAGATATTATCGAAAAATATTCAGATATTAAATTTGATATATCAAATAATAATAAAGCACTTTTACACAAAAATCAAACTTATATTGTTCCTTTAAATGAAGAACTAGATCTAAATCATGATATATATGCGAGATGCAATCCAAAAAGTTCAACTGGAAGAATAGATTTATTTGTAAGAACTATTACTGATAAAGGTTTAGAATTTGACACGATTCCTGCTGGATATAAAGGAAAATTGTATTTAATAATAATTCCTCAATCATTTGATGTTATGGTTACTGAAGGAATTTCATTAAATCAAATCCGTTTTTGCAAAGAAAAATTAGATGAAAATATTGTACAAGATAGAATGATAGAACAAATAAGTAGAAAAATGGGGATAGCATATGAGGGTGAGGAATTAGCAGTTGGTGAAAAACATTTTAGTAAAAAGGATGGTTCAATTAGATTAGGTATTAATCTAAAAGGTATAAATGGATTAAAAACAATTGGATTTAAAACAAAAAAAGATATTATTGATTCAATGGATTTAACAAAAATAAATAATTATGACCCAGAAGATTTTTTTGACCCGATATTTGAAGAGCAAATTAAAGAAAAACCTTTAGTATTGAATCAGGGAGAATTTTATTTACTTGCTTCAGATCTAAAAATAGGTATACCTCCGCAATATTGCGCTGAATTAGAAAGTTATAATGAAGGATATGGAGAACACAGAAGTCATTATGCGGGCTTTTTTGATCCTGGTTTTGGTTGGGCAATAGATGAAAATGGAAATAGAAGTATAAAAGGAAGTTATGTAGTATATGAAGTAAGAATTAATGGCCCAAGTGTTGCAGTTTTTCATGATAAAAATGGAAATAGTCAAAGTAAATTTGTTAAACTTCATTTTTACAAAAATTCTCAAATTCCAGAAATATTATATGGATCTAATATGAATTCTAATTATCAAAATCAAGGTTTAAAATTATCTAAATATTTCAAAAAGAATTGGGAAGAAAAATATAAATAA
- the alaS gene encoding alanine--tRNA ligase: MVPTKNELRLQFTKDWKTHYDLKIFKKYGFERQQCKKCGKNFWSKLKQDFCGDPSCVGYQFIGNPSGKKHSYIEAWKTIEKYFTKNKHKSIYTYPSVARWRDDLYFTIASISDFQPYVVTGEVKPPGNPLVIPQACIRFGDLSNVGVTGRHMTSFTMVGQHAFNTKKTGLFYWKDQAIEHDINLLKSFGIKEEEISFIEDVWMGGGNFGPCIEYFVKGMEIGNCVFMQYQFLPNGQIKELDTKVIDMGAGLERFAWITQGTATIYEPTYSFVLDEIIKDTNIKVDNKLKLEFWSKAGGLDIEEGKVSEEKSRIAKELGMTEKELFNKIKPLQASFACADHLKTILFTSTDGMLPSNTGGGYNLRMILRRTFGFNEEFNLNLNYDKIFENHAKLLKPLYPHYSEGIETAQEVVKEELIKYKITKEKALGKLTNVVDKAKKQGGIQLNELIQLYESDGIPIELIQEISKKNGIELNIPDNFYDYIKKKDEEVEEKQKYCVDEFCKTKSEYYEKTECKAKIIGILDHFIITNKSCFYPESGGQIGDIGTINNEKVLETIKQKGVIMHKVENIKNFKKGQTVILKINMDRRRQISMHHTGAHLLNAAARKILGRHVWQAGSYKDEYKGQLDLTHYKKITQEELNQIEKQVNKYIRENLDIKTVELDRDKAEEKYGMRIYQGGAVPGNKLRIVSIGDIDHEACGGTHTTFKKTGELGIFKIIKREGIKDGIERISFKCGDSAIEYIQNKEEIIRKTANIISIPEEKLYEGVEKIFEDWKQRGKILISLRQEFAKREIDRLEKIYEKNKKIIIRPINANIETLKQIGDEITKRESAMAVILVNSSNNIVCAVGKKSEQNAKEILEKTCKKYGGSGGGSIKIAFGKTLKIVKKD; the protein is encoded by the coding sequence ATGGTTCCTACAAAAAATGAACTTAGATTACAATTTACAAAAGATTGGAAAACACATTATGACTTAAAAATCTTTAAAAAATATGGATTCGAAAGACAGCAATGTAAAAAATGCGGAAAAAACTTTTGGTCTAAATTAAAACAAGATTTTTGTGGTGATCCCTCATGTGTAGGTTATCAATTCATTGGAAATCCCTCAGGAAAAAAACATTCGTATATCGAAGCTTGGAAAACAATTGAAAAATATTTCACAAAAAATAAACATAAATCTATTTATACCTACCCCTCAGTAGCAAGATGGAGAGACGATTTATATTTTACAATAGCATCTATATCTGATTTCCAGCCATATGTTGTCACTGGAGAAGTTAAACCCCCTGGAAACCCCTTAGTAATACCTCAAGCTTGTATTAGATTTGGGGATTTATCAAATGTAGGAGTGACTGGGAGACATATGACTTCATTTACTATGGTTGGACAACACGCATTTAACACTAAAAAAACAGGATTATTTTACTGGAAAGATCAAGCAATAGAACATGATATTAATTTATTAAAATCATTTGGAATTAAAGAAGAAGAAATTTCTTTTATTGAAGATGTATGGATGGGAGGAGGAAACTTTGGCCCATGTATAGAATATTTTGTAAAAGGAATGGAAATAGGAAATTGTGTTTTTATGCAGTATCAATTTCTCCCAAATGGACAAATAAAAGAATTAGATACAAAAGTAATAGATATGGGTGCTGGATTAGAAAGATTCGCTTGGATCACACAAGGTACTGCAACTATATATGAACCAACATATTCTTTTGTTCTTGATGAAATAATAAAAGATACAAATATAAAAGTGGATAATAAATTAAAATTAGAATTTTGGTCAAAGGCAGGAGGATTAGATATTGAAGAAGGAAAAGTATCAGAAGAAAAATCAAGAATAGCAAAAGAATTAGGAATGACTGAAAAAGAATTATTTAACAAAATCAAACCTTTGCAAGCTTCTTTTGCTTGCGCAGATCATTTGAAAACAATTTTATTTACCTCAACAGATGGGATGCTTCCTAGCAACACGGGTGGAGGATATAATTTACGAATGATATTAAGAAGAACATTTGGATTTAATGAAGAATTTAATTTAAATTTAAATTATGATAAAATATTTGAAAACCATGCTAAATTATTAAAACCATTATACCCTCATTACTCAGAAGGAATTGAAACAGCACAAGAAGTCGTAAAAGAAGAATTAATAAAATATAAAATCACAAAGGAAAAGGCGTTAGGAAAATTAACTAATGTAGTTGATAAAGCTAAAAAACAGGGTGGAATTCAATTAAATGAATTAATCCAATTATATGAAAGTGATGGGATACCTATTGAATTAATACAAGAAATATCAAAAAAGAATGGAATTGAATTAAATATCCCAGATAATTTTTATGATTATATTAAAAAGAAAGATGAAGAAGTTGAAGAAAAACAAAAATATTGTGTGGATGAATTTTGTAAAACAAAAAGTGAATATTATGAAAAAACAGAATGTAAAGCTAAAATAATTGGAATCTTAGATCATTTTATAATAACAAATAAGTCTTGTTTTTATCCAGAAAGCGGGGGACAAATTGGAGATATTGGTACAATTAATAATGAAAAAGTTTTAGAAACAATAAAACAAAAAGGAGTTATAATGCATAAAGTTGAAAATATAAAAAACTTTAAAAAAGGACAAACTGTTATTTTAAAAATAAATATGGATAGAAGAAGACAGATTTCAATGCATCATACTGGTGCTCACTTACTTAATGCAGCAGCAAGAAAAATTTTAGGAAGACATGTTTGGCAGGCAGGTTCCTACAAAGATGAATATAAAGGCCAGTTAGATTTAACACATTATAAAAAAATAACTCAAGAAGAATTAAATCAAATAGAAAAACAAGTAAATAAATATATAAGAGAAAATTTGGATATTAAAACAGTTGAATTAGATAGAGATAAAGCAGAAGAAAAATATGGAATGAGAATATATCAAGGAGGAGCAGTACCAGGAAATAAATTAAGAATTGTTTCGATTGGAGATATAGATCATGAAGCATGCGGTGGAACACATACTACATTTAAAAAAACAGGGGAACTTGGGATATTCAAAATAATAAAAAGAGAAGGAATAAAAGATGGAATTGAAAGAATTTCATTTAAATGCGGTGATTCAGCAATAGAATATATTCAAAACAAAGAAGAAATAATAAGAAAAACTGCAAATATAATTTCAATACCAGAAGAAAAATTATATGAAGGAGTTGAAAAAATATTTGAAGATTGGAAACAAAGAGGTAAAATATTAATTTCTTTAAGACAAGAATTTGCTAAAAGAGAGATAGATAGATTAGAAAAAATATATGAAAAAAATAAAAAAATTATCATAAGACCAATAAATGCTAATATTGAAACTTTAAAACAAATAGGAGATGAAATAACAAAAAGAGAAAGCGCTATGGCAGTTATTTTAGTAAACTCATCTAACAATATAGTATGCGCAGTTGGAAAAAAATCTGAACAAAATGCTAAGGAAATTTTAGAAAAAACATGTAAAAAATACGGCGGTTCAGGTGGCGGAAGTATAAAAATTGCATTTGGAAAAACATTAAAAATTGTCAAAAAGGATTAA
- a CDS encoding VTT domain-containing protein: MNNKISSILTVIITLLIICIAFLMLDYLTYFESLGYIGAFLISLIGSATIIVPIPSWAIVFLMAKTLDPILLGVLAGTGSAIGELTGYYLGKGGTKILNKEKHIKKYTDEVDKYGAFAIFVFAFIPNPFFDIAGITAGAMHMKMWKFLLASMCGKILRFILFAYLGNYAFHMVF; encoded by the coding sequence TTGAATAATAAAATAAGTTCAATTTTAACTGTAATTATTACTTTACTTATAATTTGTATTGCTTTTTTAATGCTGGATTATCTTACTTATTTTGAATCTTTAGGGTATATAGGTGCTTTTTTAATATCATTAATTGGAAGTGCTACTATTATTGTTCCTATTCCCTCTTGGGCAATAGTTTTTTTGATGGCTAAAACCTTAGATCCAATTTTATTGGGCGTACTTGCAGGTACAGGAAGCGCAATAGGAGAATTAACAGGATATTATTTAGGAAAAGGAGGAACAAAAATTTTAAATAAAGAAAAACATATTAAAAAATATACGGACGAAGTTGATAAATATGGTGCTTTTGCAATTTTTGTATTTGCATTTATACCAAACCCCTTTTTTGATATTGCAGGAATAACAGCAGGAGCAATGCATATGAAAATGTGGAAATTTTTATTAGCTTCAATGTGTGGTAAAATATTAAGATTTATACTTTTTGCTTATTTAGGAAATTATGCTTTTCATATGGTTTTTTAA
- a CDS encoding amino acid permease, whose translation MVELKRALGFWELTLTGIGIILGAGIYVLIGEAAGVAGNTVWLSFLIAAGVAALSGLSYAELASLFPKAGAEFVFTEKAFNKRLAFVIGWLLLISPIISVAAVSLGFAGYFNAFFNTPIILTAVGSLAVLSIILFYGIKESAWFAIICSIVEILGLIAVVFLAIPYLGSVDYFEFPAEFGMAGVFSAAALIFFAYIGFDEIVNMAEEVKDPTKIVPKATLFAIVISTILYILVAISAISVMNWEVLGESTAPLADVVSHSFLGNDAFFIMGIIALFATANTILLILLAASRMIYGMARGKVLPEILGRLHKKRQTPWVAIILLFILSSLFVLLGNINLVANMTNITILIPFFIVNVSAIVLRYKMPNIKRNFKIPLNIGKFPVLAFFGALSCLLLIAQIEIEVIFFGLLIVLLGFLISYIFVKKDFNAEKLQRAISKK comes from the coding sequence ATGGTTGAATTAAAGAGAGCTTTAGGATTTTGGGAATTAACATTGACTGGAATAGGAATTATTTTGGGTGCAGGGATATATGTTTTAATTGGAGAAGCAGCAGGAGTAGCAGGAAATACAGTTTGGTTATCTTTTTTAATTGCCGCAGGAGTAGCAGCATTAAGCGGGTTAAGTTATGCAGAATTAGCATCTTTATTTCCTAAAGCAGGTGCAGAATTTGTTTTTACTGAAAAAGCATTTAATAAAAGATTAGCATTTGTTATCGGGTGGTTATTACTTATTTCTCCAATTATATCAGTAGCAGCAGTTTCTTTAGGTTTTGCTGGTTATTTTAATGCATTTTTTAATACACCCATAATTTTAACTGCAGTTGGGAGTTTAGCAGTACTATCAATTATTTTATTTTATGGGATAAAAGAATCTGCATGGTTTGCTATTATATGTTCTATAGTAGAGATTTTAGGTTTAATTGCAGTTGTATTTTTAGCAATTCCCTACTTAGGTTCAGTTGATTATTTTGAATTTCCAGCAGAATTTGGTATGGCTGGAGTATTTTCTGCTGCTGCATTAATATTTTTTGCTTATATTGGTTTTGATGAAATAGTAAATATGGCAGAAGAAGTTAAAGATCCTACAAAAATAGTTCCAAAGGCAACTTTATTTGCAATTGTTATTTCAACTATATTATATATTCTTGTTGCTATTTCTGCAATAAGTGTAATGAATTGGGAGGTTTTAGGAGAATCTACTGCTCCTTTAGCAGATGTAGTATCTCATTCATTTTTAGGAAATGATGCATTTTTTATAATGGGGATTATAGCATTATTTGCAACTGCGAATACTATTTTATTAATTTTATTAGCAGCATCAAGAATGATTTATGGAATGGCAAGAGGAAAAGTTTTACCTGAAATACTAGGAAGATTACATAAAAAAAGACAAACTCCATGGGTTGCCATAATTTTATTATTTATTTTATCTTCATTATTTGTATTATTAGGAAATATAAATCTTGTAGCAAATATGACTAATATCACAATTTTAATTCCGTTTTTTATTGTTAATGTTTCTGCAATTGTTTTGAGATATAAAATGCCTAATATAAAAAGAAATTTTAAAATCCCTTTAAATATTGGTAAGTTTCCTGTTTTAGCTTTTTTTGGTGCATTATCTTGTTTATTACTTATAGCACAAATAGAAATTGAAGTCATTTTCTTTGGGTTATTGATAGTATTACTTGGATTTTTGATTTCTTATATTTTTGTTAAAAAAGACTTTAATGCAGAAAAATTACAGAGAGCAATTTCAAAAAAGTAA
- a CDS encoding APC family permease, protein MKRLKRALGFWELTLTGIGIILGAGIYVLIGQAAGLSGNMVWLSFVIAGIVAALTGLSYAELASLFPKAGAEFVFTEKAFNKRLAFVIGWLLIIACIISAAAVALGFAGYFAIFFNTPIILTAIGSLIVFSIILFFGIKASARFAIICAIITILGLLMIIFLGIPNFDSIDYFEMVPEYGLSGVLSAAALVFFAYIGFDTIINMGEETKNPKVVVPEATLVALLVSTILYVLVAISSVSVINWQDLANSKAPLADVASVSLGNNAYLILGAIALFATASTILLILLAASRLTFGMAEGKGLPSILAKIHEKYRSPWVAIILLCILSSIFVLIGKIGIIANMTNIAILTSFFIVNVSAIVLRYKMSDIKRSFKTPFNIGKFPLIPFFGALTCVLLILQMKFEVILFGSSIIILGFLVSYIFVKDKILPKKSQKKIEKRHFHNTRK, encoded by the coding sequence ATGAAAAGATTAAAAAGAGCTTTAGGATTTTGGGAATTAACATTGACTGGAATAGGAATTATTCTAGGTGCAGGTATCTATGTTTTAATAGGCCAGGCTGCAGGATTATCTGGAAATATGGTTTGGTTATCTTTTGTTATAGCAGGAATAGTTGCAGCATTGACTGGTTTAAGTTATGCAGAATTAGCATCTTTATTTCCTAAAGCAGGTGCAGAATTTGTTTTTACTGAAAAAGCATTTAATAAAAGATTAGCATTTGTTATTGGATGGTTATTAATAATTGCTTGTATTATTTCTGCTGCCGCAGTTGCATTAGGTTTTGCTGGATATTTTGCTATTTTTTTTAATACACCTATAATTTTAACTGCAATTGGAAGTTTAATAGTTTTTTCAATTATCTTATTTTTTGGTATAAAAGCATCAGCAAGATTTGCGATCATATGTGCTATAATTACTATTTTAGGTTTACTTATGATTATATTTTTAGGTATACCAAATTTTGATTCAATTGATTATTTTGAAATGGTTCCAGAGTATGGGTTATCTGGAGTTTTATCTGCTGCAGCTTTGGTATTTTTTGCATATATAGGTTTTGATACAATTATTAATATGGGTGAAGAAACAAAAAATCCAAAGGTTGTTGTTCCTGAAGCAACTCTTGTTGCATTATTAGTTTCAACAATTTTATATGTTTTAGTAGCTATTTCTTCTGTGAGTGTTATAAATTGGCAGGACCTTGCAAATTCAAAAGCACCATTAGCAGATGTTGCTTCTGTTTCATTAGGAAATAATGCTTATTTAATTTTAGGAGCAATAGCATTATTTGCAACTGCAAGTACAATTTTGTTGATTTTATTAGCAGCATCAAGATTGACTTTTGGTATGGCTGAAGGTAAGGGATTACCCTCTATTTTAGCAAAAATTCATGAAAAATATAGATCCCCTTGGGTTGCCATAATTTTATTATGTATATTATCTTCAATATTTGTTTTAATTGGTAAAATAGGAATAATCGCAAATATGACTAATATTGCAATTTTAACTTCATTTTTTATTGTTAATGTTTCTGCTATTGTTTTAAGATATAAAATGTCAGATATAAAAAGAAGTTTTAAAACCCCGTTTAATATTGGGAAATTTCCATTAATTCCTTTTTTTGGTGCTTTAACTTGTGTTTTATTAATTTTACAAATGAAATTTGAAGTAATCCTATTTGGTTCTTCAATTATTATTTTAGGATTTTTAGTTTCCTATATATTTGTTAAAGATAAGATTTTGCCAAAAAAGAGTCAAAAGAAAATTGAAAAAAGACATTTTCACAATACAAGAAAATAA
- a CDS encoding ERCC4 domain-containing protein: MDIREDEFIKDLLINKELEIEIQTLSIGDFICSEKTVIERKTKQDLEASIIDGRLFEQLKRLKETFECVILLVEGYGNAERINNNALKGAQVSIMTDYGASLLFTHDKNETAEMIYAIAKHEQIARKQKNRIKAHKKAHTLGEKQRAVIEALPLVGPQLAIDLLETFGTIENIISADEDELAEVNNLGKKKAQLLKNIFESVYVE; encoded by the coding sequence ATGGACATAAGAGAAGACGAATTTATAAAAGATTTACTTATAAATAAGGAATTAGAAATTGAAATTCAAACTTTAAGTATTGGAGATTTTATTTGCTCAGAAAAAACAGTTATTGAAAGAAAAACAAAACAGGATTTAGAAGCATCTATAATTGATGGAAGATTATTTGAACAATTAAAAAGATTAAAAGAAACTTTTGAATGTGTTATTTTATTGGTTGAAGGATACGGTAATGCTGAAAGAATTAATAATAATGCTTTGAAAGGCGCGCAAGTATCAATAATGACTGACTATGGTGCTTCATTATTATTTACACATGATAAAAATGAAACTGCTGAAATGATTTATGCAATTGCTAAACATGAACAAATTGCCAGAAAACAAAAAAATCGTATTAAAGCACATAAAAAAGCGCATACATTAGGAGAAAAACAAAGAGCTGTTATTGAGGCACTTCCTTTAGTTGGTCCTCAATTAGCAATTGATTTATTAGAAACTTTTGGAACAATTGAAAATATTATTAGTGCAGATGAAGATGAATTAGCAGAAGTTAATAATTTAGGTAAGAAAAAAGCACAGCTTTTAAAAAATATTTTTGAATCTGTTTATGTTGAATAA
- a CDS encoding DUF6036 family nucleotidyltransferase → MVREFWSDNITKQSWERLQGLTKEFDFVLIGGWSLFLYTKINKSKDIDILIDMDTLYTIKNNYDLKKNVNLKKYEIEDKGFDIDIYVPYFSELPIPVEDILKMKNPRIQGIKIVQPEILLILKQCAYLDRKDSIKGKKDSIDIITLLRYGGIDFKKYKQLLKEYKLNEYFDHLIKLIKTFDDHTYTGMDFTEFKKWKKEILNILSR, encoded by the coding sequence ATGGTGAGAGAATTTTGGTCTGATAATATAACAAAACAAAGCTGGGAAAGACTACAAGGATTAACAAAAGAATTTGATTTTGTTTTAATAGGGGGATGGAGTTTATTTTTATATACAAAAATTAATAAGTCGAAAGATATAGACATTTTAATTGATATGGATACTTTATATACAATTAAAAATAATTATGACTTAAAAAAGAATGTTAATCTTAAAAAATATGAGATAGAAGATAAAGGATTTGATATTGATATTTATGTTCCTTATTTTTCAGAACTTCCTATACCCGTAGAGGATATTCTTAAAATGAAAAATCCTAGAATACAAGGAATAAAAATTGTTCAACCAGAAATTTTATTAATATTAAAACAGTGCGCATATTTAGATAGAAAAGATTCAATTAAAGGAAAGAAAGATTCAATAGATATTATAACTTTATTAAGATATGGAGGAATAGACTTTAAGAAATACAAGCAATTATTAAAAGAATATAAATTAAATGAATATTTTGATCATTTGATTAAATTAATTAAAACTTTTGATGATCATACATATACAGGAATGGATTTTACAGAATTTAAAAAATGGAAAAAAGAAATTCTAAATATCTTATCTAGATAA